Below is a genomic region from Miscanthus floridulus cultivar M001 chromosome 1, ASM1932011v1, whole genome shotgun sequence.
TTAATCATATAAGAGCTCTGCACTAGTCTAGCTATCCACGGAGCAGAAAGTTTAAGTTTTGGGTTGCAAAGCAGAGCAGTGATGGGAGAAATAAAAAACAGCAGAGCACATATCCACACCATGCGCATCTATTCTATTCTGTTCTATAATTAGTGCTAGAAAACAACATAAGATTTCACCCTAGCACATATGTTGGTATGCGCAAGCAGAGTATATAATACGTTCAGATCTACACACTCTACCTAATAAAAACCAAATGTTAAGACGGAAACTAAAATATGAGCTAGCCAAACAGCAAGGAAAGAAACCTGAGACGGAGAGGCGTGGATGCTACGGTGGTGCCGTGGTGGCTCCATTCAACTTTAACCTCTAGATCTGCCGCCGTTGTAGCTCTTCTTGGGCTACAGAAGCTTCTCAGGTTCGGCCACATGCACATGGCCTCACGAGCGCGTCCcaaccgccaccgccgccctccCCCACATGCGCCAGCCCTCCCCGACGTGCGCCCTCCGTCGATGAAGACGCGAGCGGCTCATGGGAGCGTCGTCCGTAGCACCCCCGACAAGGAGGAAGTGCAGGACGGAGGAGGAGCAGCGGAGGGGCGTCGAACTCGGTGGTGGAGAGCTAGAtgcgagagagacagagagggagtGGTGCTGGCGGCTGCTGGGAGGATGGAGATGCTGAGTTTAGGGTTTGCTTTCTAACGGGCTTGAACTGGGCCTTGTAGTGTTTAGGGTTCAGGGGAGAAATAGAGCCTGGGTTCTTCTGTGTTCATGGGCTGGGCTAAAATTGCGAGTTGGGCTAATGTGGAACCATTTTTTAGCGACAAACCGCATGACGATATAAGCAGTTTTAGCGACAGACCGCATGACGATAAATGTACCTATCTATACCGACAGATAGTGAATCGGTAAACAAGGAAACAGCGATAGATAATCTGTGAGTAATCTTTAGCGACAGATCATCCATCgataaatataatttttagcgtcgTTGATGCGGTGTTGTGGTGCAGTGAGTGCAGATGCTCTAACAACTTGTTTTATTTCCCCTTTGGTTGTGCACTTGTGCTTGTAACGAACTGATTTTTCCTCACTGAAGTCTTTTCCATTGTGTAAAAACGTGTGGAGGCGATAGATTGATTATTACAGAAGCGTACATATTTCTTTTCGCCTGTGCGTGAGCTGAGCGTATGATTTTTGTGCTGGCTTGTATAGCCAATCGACCAGCGGCGCATTATTGGTGGCGGCCGACGACGCATCACGTCCGGTACATGGGCGGCCAGTTGATGCCATATATGGCCTACTAGCTACTGCTATCCTACTGGTTGGATTGGCCAACTGCTATCCTACTGGGGATAGTGGCTGTTTATATGTActtaaattaaaagaaaaacagtTACCCTATTGACATCATCTGCGTCGGCGCCATGCACGTCAATTGATCGATCGTCACGCGATCCTCGTGGTGGCCCGAACAATTCCGTCGTTAGCCTCAGCTCATTCTATCTAATACACTATACGCCACCTGTGGATCAGGATTCAGGAATAGGAACAGATCACGCACACCAATTTCATCCACAtcaaatatatattatatatcaGAATAGCGGACAAAGGTAGTATCATTCAAGAGTCAAATCTACTTACTCTTGTTGCATGGTTCAGATCACGAGCCACACAAATCAGAATGTTGCACGAGACTTGACTGGAAAGTTGATTCTTTTTGCTTAGTGAGGCAAATTCGGAGAAAGTGTGTTTGGTTTAAAGCCTGTGCCTGGAAATGCTAACGAGAAGATAAATCATGTTCCTATCGTCTATATATGATTACAGAACGCTATTAATAGTTTGTTTACCAAATAAATGATTTTTGTCTATCAGTAAAATTATTAAGATTAATTATTTCTAATGACAACTCTCTATATGTGTTTAGTTTTTTGAACTTATATATGTGCAATAAGTACTTTTTTATTGATATGTCTATATAAATAATTTCACATCACAAGGATATAATAAAGGgccttttgatttttttttttggttaaagAGAGAAATGCCGGCCGGACAAAACAATAAAATAAAAGAGAAAAGGCATTGTGCTCGTGATTTGTGTGGCTGGCTTATCAGCCACTTTATGTCAGGCAACAATATCCAAGGCAGAGCCAGACGACTTGATTTTGCCCGCTTAGGCGACGAGCGGATGCCTGCCCAGTCACGTACCCAGGACACCAACCAAACTTGTCACAGGAAAGGTACAGGTAGAGTTTCATCCAAGCAAGTTTGTCCCAGGGTttgaaccaaacacgccctacaTATTGCTATTTTTTCTTCACATTCAGTCGCTAAAACAGaatgttgatatatatatatatatatatatatatatatatatatatatatatatatatatataatatatgctCGTCCAATCCTTTTAGAAATACCACTAGGGATCGTCTGACCCCTCATGACCCACGCAGCCATGCGAATGTCCAGAGCCTAAGGGAAGGAAAAAAAATGGGGATAAACCCCGGTCGCTACAAACTTGAACCCAGGACCGGTGGGTTCGTAACCACGGAACCCACCACTGAGATATAGCTCAGGACCTAGATGTGCTTCTTTCTTAATGGAAAACGTTGTGTCCCGTCCgtccaaaaaaaaaacacagtTATTCTCCTCCTGTCACGCGCTCCTAACAGTATTTCTGCTCGTTTTAGTGATTTATTAATCACCATCGCGCAACCAAATTCATTCAGCAGATTTGACAGTTAGCTAGTGTGGAAATTACTGGTCACTAGTTGCCATGCATGCTTTTATATACATGGCGTTTTTATTGAACCTATATACTACGCCTATTAAAGGTACTCCTATCTTAGACAAGGTGTATGAAtgcatgatcatcatcatcaatcaATCAAACAAAGAAAGAAACCCTCAATCTGTGAATGCCATTACGTTTTCAAGACGAACCACCCCGTGGACCGTGATTAATTAGACGATCACTAAGTTCAGTAATCACCTTGACATTGAGTACTGAGTAGTAGGActaccccgttcggcttaccttaaatccggcttgttcggcttctttttttagtcggaacagtgtttttctctcacaacatttcaggcagaacagtgtttttcagccactttcagccaagtttcagcaaaccGAACGGGGCTTATATATATCAAGCTCCTCAGACGTACTACGGCACATCCACAAATGGCTGCCAGCAACACCACCGCTGCTGAGGCGAGGACTGTTGACCCCTCAGTGTGGGGTGACTTCTTCATCGACTACGTCCCTAAACCGATGCAGGCACGCACTCATGCTCGATTTATTAAGTTTTAACATGTCCGGTGTCTATGCTGTACTATATGCGTATGCCTTTAATTTGCATATATAATTCTTGTAGATGTTGGAGGGAAGCATGAGGGAGAGGGTCAATCAATTGAGGAAGGAGGTGTGTGGACTGTTTGAGGCTTGCAGCGACAGCAACGCGGTGCACCAGATGAGCCTTGTGGACACCCTCCAGCATCTGAGTATTGATCATCTCTTCCAGGAGCAGATTGATGCCACACTACGCAGCATCCATGGCTGTGGAGGATTCAGTAGCCTCCATGAAGTTGCCCTGCGATTTCGCCTCCTTAGGACCCATGGTCTTTGGGTTTCTCCAGGTAGGTATATATGTGTGCCTGCATATATATTGCACATACTGGCATGACAAATCTGTACGATAATTTCATTACAGACGAATTGATCAGCAAGTTCAGAGGCGATGATGGAAGCTTCCGTACAGAAATAACGAATGATCATAGAGGCTTGTTAAGCTTATACAATGCAGCTCACCTTTTAACGCACGGAGAGGTGGAACTTGAAGAAGCAATTCCATTTGCAAGGCATCATCTGGGACTGGGATTATTAACAAGTAGCCTCAGGGCCCCATTAGCTGGTCAAGTAACCCGGGCCCTTAAGCTACCATTGCCAAGGACACTGAAGAGATTGGAGGCCCTAGATTATATGTCCGAATACACTCAAGAGCAAACATACAATCCCTCCATACTAGAGCTTGCAAAGCTGGATTTTAACCTACTTCAACGTCTTCACCTGAAAGAGCTCAAAGCCATTTCCCAGTACGCATGTTCTAAACTTCTAGTTATCTCTTGTTGAAATAAAACATGACAAGTTTTTAATCTTCTTCCCGTTTATCATGCCAGTCTTCCACTTCCACAATGAAGTTTATTTTTTTTTCAGTTCATGAGAATATCCTCTAGCTTTCTATAGGCTGCAGAGGTTCACGGTTATAAGGGCAGCTTGAGGCCCTGGTTTACAACATCCCCAATTGTGAAACTAATCAAATGCACGACTCACTATTCTGTAACTAATATAAAAATTTTGGATACAAGTGAAGTTTAAACATAAATGCGGGTGACCTTAAAATTAATCATGAGCTTTAATTTACTTCACAGCTCCTTAAATTACGTAAATAATTTCTACTCATGAATACAAATTAGTCCACGCCTAGCCTGCTGATGATATATGGACAAAATGTTTCAGATGGTGGAAGGATATTTACCAAGAAGTGGAACTAAACTACATGCGTGATCGCGTGGTTGAGTGTTTCTTCTGGTGCTACACCGTATACTACGAGCAAGATCTCTCGCGGGCTCGGACAATGCTTACCAAGATTTTTGCACTTATTACCGTGGTAGATGACACATTTGATGACCATGCTACCTTAGATGAGTCTGGTAAGCTCGCTGAAGCTTTAAGAAGGTTTGTATTAGTTAGTTTGGCTGATTACATTACCTTATTATTCCTCTAACCTGTTGTATCCAATTCACTAGCTAGATTAATTTGGATGCAAGATATATATGGTGTGTTGCAGATGGGACGATAGTGCAGTTTCTATGTTACCCGAGTACCTGAGGAAGTTCTACCTAAGGCTGTTACGAAACTTTGAAGATTTTGAGGATGAACTGCAACCAAATGAGAGGTACCGTGTGGCTTACACCAGGGAAGCGGTACGCACTGACTAATTATGAACCAACCACCAACAAGGCAGCAATGATCTAATCGTTCTCATATATACCAGTACTGATGCATTGTCTGTACAGTTTCAGATGTCGTCTGAAAGTTATCTCCAGGAAAGCGAATGGTTTCATCATAATTGCAAACCATCTTTTAAAGAACACGTGAAGGTGTCTACGGTATCAGTCGGACCTCAATTAGGAGCTACCGGGATGCTAATGGGAATGGGTGATGAAGCAACCAGAGATGCATTTGAGTGGGCACTGAGGGGAGACACTGCTGTTATGATCTTCGGGCGGATAGCCCGTTTCTTGAACGACATAGCTTCATTCAATGTAGAGTTTCTTTCCATATCATTTTTTGATGTGCATATTGTTGTTAATCATCATTGCTCACAAAGTGGTTCTTGTGACTAACTAATATATATAATTGGAGCATGCACTTTATGTTGCATTGTTTAATTTGCAGAGTGGGAAGAGCAAGAATGATGTAGCAACTTCCGTGGAGTGCTACATGAACGAGTACAATGTAACAAGTGAGGTAGCCATGACTGAGATAGGCTACCTAATCGAGGATGGATGGAAGACAGCAAACAGAGCTCGATTTGAGCATCCTGAGCTACTTCCAGCGGTGCAGCGACTCATCAACCTGACAGTGTGCATGCCGTTCATGTACCGTGGTAAAAAGGACGCACACACAAGCGGCAAGGATATGGAGACGATTGAGCGCCTTTTCATCAATCCAATACCCCTCTAGCTATAAATTTGTGATTGGTGTTAAATGCAGCCCACCCAAAGGCTGCATACATGCATTGTGGATATTTATCAACCAATAAAGAGTGATGTAGTATGCTTGCATAGCGTATCTGTACGTACTTATTTGTCTTTATATAAAGAACAATAATAGAAAAATAAAACTTGTAATGGAAATTTATCCTCTTCAAAATGGAAACAGCACTTATTCTTTATTGATATTTCAAAGTAAATAATGCATGAGTCTCTTTTGATACTGGTTACATTTGATTCTGGTATATATAATAGGCGCCTCATGCATTTCTCCACTCCCCACTACAGGTAATATGATGACGTTCACACATTTTCTCTGGTTATTAAGTGTGCATGTGTAAGTCATCAAGTTCACAAAGTGTTGGATTTACTTGTGCTATCAGCAGCGTGTACTTTAATTTACTGCTAGTTTAAAGTCCTAGGGCATGTACAACGCGTATATTAGCGTCGTCTGTGTAAAAGCCTCGTGAGTTGGGAGCTGGGAGCCGACGGGAGCTATGACGGCTCGTGCTCCCAGGCACCAAGCGACGAactatctttggatcaacaaataaaaaaaatgtttGGAGTTTGGAGAAACTAGTATAAATGCACGTGCGGCACGCACGTggcaaaaaatatatattttgtaACCAACTATCTAAGATTTAAAGATTTTTTTAGGAATTTCAATAAGTAAAGCTTAAGAATTAAGAAGGAAAGCTCTACCAAATTGACTAAAGAACTGAAGAGCAACAACTTAAGGTGCGGGAGTCATCGAGAGACATGGTTATGATCCATGTATTTTGCACACCCTATGAAGTAGGAAGACATGGTTATGATCCATGTATTTTGCACatgatttcttcttctttttttatcttGGTAGATGCGCAAAAGTCGGAACAAAATCTCGTTCAGTCTCCCTCCATCTTCAGCTTCCTTCATTGATGCCAACGACCCTTGAGTTTCTGCCGTGACACTACATGGCCTTAAGCACGAACACATGGAAATTGACCCAGAAATTTCTTCGGCAAATGGGAAGCATGTACAGGTCCTTGTGGCTGCTGGGTTTTATGTACTGAAACCATTAATCAAGATCCATCAGATTTTCTTAACTAAGAACAAAATAGGCGACTAATTGTAACCATCATGCCACAAGGTTCTTAGTATGTTATTTCCTTGCAAGCATTTCAGAAACTGTTGCTCCAAATGAGAGTGTATGGAGCAGAGTAAGAGAGTTTAAAATTTAACAATACATCATTAGCAGAGCCAGTGCATCGACAAAATTATTTACTCTGCAAAAACTCTGCTTGGTTCGCTTCCAAAATATGCCAAGCcaaagatttggcaagccatgGTTTCGTTCTTGCAGACAAACCACATAAGCTGAAATCCGTCTATTCATGAAGAGAAAGGGGGCAAACAAGAATTTAGATATTTTGAATAACAACAGTTTGATTAATTCCAAGAAGGGCATGCCCTTTGCTATTACAAGAGTTTGATAAGCTGAATGCTCTTTGTACTCTAGCAGTCTAGCTTAATAATAGAAATCTATTGCgttcaaaaaaataataatagaaATCTAGTTACTCTGCTCTTTCTAACCATGCAAAGGGAAAAATATACTTAGAGCAGATAGGTTCACTATTTTTAGCTGCTGAGATAAAAAAACATGTCAGTAATGAAATGTTCATGGCACTCTAAATAAGAGAAtacattttttttttgcattatCACCTTGCATGTAGTCCTCGAAGAGTAAAGGAATAGCTCCATCCTTGTTGATGAGTTTGTGCTATGTTTTCCAGATTTGGAATCCTCATAATCTGTCAGACTTTTGGATATTCCAGTGGCAGTTGGCATGCTGTCTTCGTAATCAATTAGATCAATACCTTGAACAACCACTTGAGGGAAGCTTCTCAGTCTAATAATGTCTACAGACTTTTCTTGTGCAGTAGCTGGCATTGGCAACACTAACAAGGCTCCTTTGCCCACCAAAAGTATGCAATTTGTATAAAATTAAAATCAGAACATGTATTGACTTGAGAGCACAGAAATTCGAACTATCAATGTTTAATCTTTTTTGCACAATTATAGCAGCACATACTACAACCATCCCACCAAAACCCCAATGTATCTAAAATATTATGGTCTAGCCCTCTGCAAAGAGAGGCAGAACATTATGATTTATCCCAATGGATACTGTCTCTCATAATGCCCAACAAATTCAGATCATAAATTGCATGGATGAGCATGAAAAAACATTTGGAATTCTCACTGTCCAGGTTATAGTGAAGTATCTGCAGATTTGGATAGGATACATATCAAAAGAGTAATGTTTGCTCAGCCTAACTTCTTGTATCAGCTTCAAATCAAAAGTACATTTGGCAAAGGCATAGCACAAGTATTAAGAAAGCATTGAAGGCAAGATTGCCAAAAGGAAAACCGTTAGCTTTTTAAGCACAGC
It encodes:
- the LOC136471939 gene encoding tau-cadinol synthase-like, yielding MAASNTTAAEARTVDPSVWGDFFIDYVPKPMQMLEGSMRERVNQLRKEVCGLFEACSDSNAVHQMSLVDTLQHLSIDHLFQEQIDATLRSIHGCGGFSSLHEVALRFRLLRTHGLWVSPDELISKFRGDDGSFRTEITNDHRGLLSLYNAAHLLTHGEVELEEAIPFARHHLGLGLLTSSLRAPLAGQVTRALKLPLPRTLKRLEALDYMSEYTQEQTYNPSILELAKLDFNLLQRLHLKELKAISQWWKDIYQEVELNYMRDRVVECFFWCYTVYYEQDLSRARTMLTKIFALITVVDDTFDDHATLDESGKLAEALRRWDDSAVSMLPEYLRKFYLRLLRNFEDFEDELQPNERYRVAYTREAFQMSSESYLQESEWFHHNCKPSFKEHVKVSTVSVGPQLGATGMLMGMGDEATRDAFEWALRGDTAVMIFGRIARFLNDIASFNSGKSKNDVATSVECYMNEYNVTSEVAMTEIGYLIEDGWKTANRARFEHPELLPAVQRLINLTVCMPFMYRGKKDAHTSGKDMETIERLFINPIPL